Proteins co-encoded in one Deltaproteobacteria bacterium genomic window:
- a CDS encoding late competence development ComFB family protein — protein MKFKEHFHTEELENITEEIVFEQLHIMVQSGSVKIPDSEGCLQDIAAIALNRLPAKYAVCFIDKVNPRTERLEQLIELEKNARKELMRAIEIVRNNPHHR, from the coding sequence ATGAAGTTCAAAGAGCATTTTCATACCGAAGAACTCGAAAATATCACGGAAGAAATCGTCTTCGAGCAGCTGCATATTATGGTTCAATCGGGATCTGTAAAAATTCCAGATAGCGAAGGCTGCCTTCAAGATATCGCGGCGATTGCATTGAATCGTTTACCTGCAAAATATGCGGTTTGTTTTATCGATAAGGTCAACCCGCGCACCGAGCGCCTTGAACAACTGATCGAGCTTGAGAAGAATGCTCGTAAAGAGCTGATGCGTGCGATTGAAATTGTGAGAAACAACCCACACCACCGTTAA
- a CDS encoding DUF2894 domain-containing protein codes for MNPGSTHERLKARLELMKSANAQGFDAPSFICIETLVERSKDLPHNARIQLEEMARFRLSEYQTQFNEARADVEMLLEDLDLTEEDQQVVNEHFQRCDFKGLTRYIKGRMKDRRTIFQRKQRQTDLLATFGSAEELAQLDLLAELESGAEDGDEEQDGSKHRPLRHRSPLKLLREHAAAEKNRLAVGTARKKKPEIAGPLNSQTLATQLLEELETLSPIYLKRVVSHLEIIRLLNQVPKPKPRRRPRS; via the coding sequence ATGAATCCAGGCAGTACACATGAACGGTTAAAAGCTCGCTTAGAGCTCATGAAGAGTGCCAATGCTCAAGGCTTTGATGCGCCATCGTTTATCTGTATCGAAACCCTCGTGGAACGCTCAAAGGACCTCCCACACAACGCCCGCATCCAGCTTGAAGAGATGGCAAGGTTTAGACTCTCTGAGTACCAAACTCAGTTCAACGAAGCGCGCGCAGATGTAGAAATGCTTCTTGAAGATCTCGATCTTACGGAAGAGGATCAACAAGTCGTGAACGAACACTTCCAGCGCTGCGACTTCAAAGGGTTAACCCGTTACATCAAGGGGCGAATGAAAGACCGGCGCACTATTTTCCAGCGCAAGCAACGGCAAACCGACCTTCTCGCTACGTTTGGAAGTGCTGAAGAACTTGCTCAACTCGACTTACTCGCAGAGCTAGAATCTGGCGCAGAAGATGGTGATGAAGAGCAAGACGGATCAAAACATCGACCCTTGCGGCATCGCTCTCCGCTTAAGCTACTTCGAGAGCATGCAGCTGCAGAGAAAAATCGCCTCGCGGTCGGAACAGCACGAAAGAAAAAGCCTGAAATCGCTGGCCCGTTGAACTCTCAAACACTGGCCACTCAACTGCTGGAAGAGTTGGAGACGTTATCGCCTATCTACTTAAAGCGTGTCGTCTCTCACCTTGAGATCATTCGACTTTTGAACCAAGTGCCCAAACCAAAGCCAAGGCGCCGCCCGCGCTCTTGA
- a CDS encoding OmpA family protein, protein MMPPHQQGDESPPIWAIFGDLMAGMVGVFVMLLIWTLSFQVDLAASLQTEVQKREQEQTRREQLEYALAAPLAEGRITLIDGRIGISGNILFALNSKELSEEGTTLIGDLSAPLKSWLNEHDQLLMVSGFTDDLAIHEDNYQFDDNWDLSAQRALEVTRTLVTGGIQANQVFAAAFGEHHPIKPNLDHDTRSKNRRVEIAPVPRASRAPKEQP, encoded by the coding sequence ATGATGCCTCCCCATCAACAAGGCGATGAGTCGCCGCCTATCTGGGCTATTTTTGGTGACTTGATGGCCGGTATGGTTGGGGTATTCGTGATGCTCCTCATCTGGACCCTGAGCTTCCAAGTAGACCTTGCAGCTTCACTGCAAACTGAGGTTCAAAAACGCGAGCAAGAACAAACCCGGCGTGAGCAACTCGAATACGCATTGGCGGCTCCCCTTGCCGAAGGCCGAATTACTCTCATCGATGGTCGTATTGGAATCAGCGGCAACATCTTATTTGCCCTCAACTCAAAAGAGTTATCCGAAGAAGGTACAACCCTAATTGGAGATTTATCAGCGCCACTTAAAAGTTGGCTCAATGAGCATGACCAGCTCTTGATGGTCAGCGGCTTTACCGACGACCTCGCGATTCACGAAGACAATTATCAATTTGACGACAACTGGGACCTCTCAGCTCAGCGCGCCCTCGAAGTCACACGTACCCTTGTAACTGGCGGCATCCAAGCCAACCAGGTCTTTGCAGCAGCGTTTGGTGAGCACCACCCTATTAAACCCAATCTAGATCACGACACTCGGTCCAAAAATCGCCGCGTGGAAATAGCCCCGGTTCCTCGCGCCAGCCGTGCTCCTAAGGAGCAGCCTTAA
- a CDS encoding glutathione peroxidase: protein MSDLLFNTPVKTLKGESGTLEPFKGKVILVVNTASKCGFTPQYAGLEKLHQEFASKGLVVLGFPCNQFGNQEDGNHTEIEEFCQINYGVSFPIFEKVEVNGSATHPIFSWLKSQAPGLLGSKSIKWNFTKFLVSPDGKEVLRFASKVSPKEMIPKVEEFLAKQ from the coding sequence ATGTCAGATCTACTATTTAATACGCCGGTAAAAACGCTTAAAGGAGAGTCAGGTACTCTCGAGCCGTTCAAAGGTAAGGTCATCTTGGTTGTAAACACTGCCAGTAAGTGCGGGTTTACCCCACAATATGCAGGCCTCGAAAAACTCCACCAAGAGTTTGCCAGTAAAGGTCTGGTTGTCCTCGGGTTCCCGTGCAACCAGTTTGGTAACCAAGAGGACGGAAACCACACCGAGATCGAAGAATTTTGCCAAATCAACTACGGTGTCTCTTTCCCCATCTTTGAAAAGGTTGAGGTTAATGGCAGTGCCACGCATCCAATTTTTTCGTGGCTCAAGTCACAAGCCCCCGGGTTACTGGGGAGTAAATCCATCAAATGGAACTTCACTAAATTTCTCGTAAGTCCCGACGGTAAAGAAGTCCTACGGTTCGCATCCAAGGTTTCACCGAAGGAAATGATTCCCAAAGTTGAAGAATTTCTAGCAAAACAATAA